Proteins encoded in a region of the Cydia pomonella isolate Wapato2018A chromosome 3, ilCydPomo1, whole genome shotgun sequence genome:
- the LOC133516513 gene encoding structure-specific endonuclease subunit SLX4 has protein sequence MNVDILNSKYKVVSKYFVGKTVMDESLSDFKEKKSFKVKNNKAPPAKPKAKKVKQVKGQKDIRAVLKAKKNELIAYSEDFDAVCKKSGIDVDSEQLQLAIALSKSLQTTDSVDSSSSSSKSLTTQQRTGLIRTTLKEYGFRVPEKPTTSRKTKKRRKPYKLLLTSEEEKQQIISDRYSQLLFELNNLESTSCDKDLVLPNLFIYNMSTNIEYENIKDDAIFYVENIIEESPNSMGCLLKNWSDIPGRPSSPDVNRSELLFSEVECSQEELDIVLSGPLKNSKDIFRKKNMLKDRGRSPVKTNICKTVIEFSPEFVKDNTGHQSPVFIAGTSANEVTNADDHKYLTNVGNREEKHLPMATQPSRSLSPDLFDDEDDTVVEIPNETVTETDTETANNFTKQASEVMDLTECINAQKNMYNISNMKSLSQISQQINVTKRQSNDFMEMTECVGSSSQHLMDKIDEEIDLTGPCENIFTTVKNSTHVGNAVLIECDGDSPLLIRKEDDKHIDLTAECEKNTETEKNIKRSCTKNLQMTNTIIFLEDRTAEHIDLTQPSVGDMENKNNSVNADNVEHLDLTQSSNTSGDSLPFVQVGGTQAVPEKSLDDTIILNENDYLETKSPEDNKKLHVSDDEQLNQEPNIVSPGHAIEIISPKHKSVVTHEAQIINLDESEVPEVNDDKVDLTQTSDSNEANNISQNHNHINNSSLGKKDDVSVDYDEALENMNSFPYYDNDTIVTEDHLEKSNDNEAFSNSKLLEPSINLNSSVIMANDNEVLSHSKVHEPSNDLDSPSTNIDNYFDFGGISVIDNLHSFNNKSRHTNSLPNGSMRDSLPMVDVKGSGKPKSPLKYINPADPISHKSLNEKPIEVTTQTPKTNVNKHVNVETPEQSEYIVKTDNVTPMLDYASMSTPERNRELDKYGLKPFKRKRAIQLLTHLYNQTHPYVESTEELPSPSKKRRTENLSQPSPSKSSSSTSISLRKATKSPIKASKSPRKSEDGNLNNSDKENDLFMVTRELPVIRNIECDADDWVFQKREKAKLQTCRVPLHIAFHNYVSCRLRLHEAILRYEPVNIDVIHKELAASGHRYDPKDLLKFLDKRCITVKTADNTKTNKRY, from the exons ATGAATGTAgatattttaaatag CAAGTACAAAGTTGTAAGCAAATACTTTGTTGGTAAGACTGTTATGGATGAAAGTCTCTCTGATTTCAAGGAGAagaaaagttttaaagtaaagaATAATAAAGCGCCTCCTGCCAAGCCTAAAGCCAAAAAGGTAAAACAAGTCAAAGGCCAGAAGGATATACGGGCTGTGTTGAAAGCCAAAAAGAATGAGCTAATTGCTTACTCTGAAGATTTTGACGCTGTATGCAAGAAATCTGGCATTGATGTAGATTCTGAACAGCTCCAGCTAGCTATAGCTCTGTCAAAATCACTACAAACAACAGATTCTGTTGATAGTTCAAGCTCAAGTTCAAAATCTTTGACAACTCAACAAAGGACAGGACTCATACGCACAACTTTAAAAGAGTATGGATTTAGAGTTCCTGAAAAGCCAACGACAAGTAGGAAAACCAAGAAACGAAGAAAACCTTACAAGTTGCTTTTGACAAGCGAAGAAGAGAAACAACAAATAATATCTGATAGGTACTCACAGCTACTTTTTGAGTTAAATAACTTGGAAAGTACATCTTGTGATAAAGATTTAGTTttacctaatttatttatatacaacaTGTCTACTAATATagaatatgaaaatattaaggATGATGCTATATTTTATGTTGAGAATATTATTGAAGAATCACCAAATAGTATGGGATGCTTGTTGAAAAATTGGTCTGATATACCCGGTAGACCGTCAAGCCCAGATGTGAACAGATCTGAACTATTGTTTTCAGAAGTGGAATGCTCTCAGGAAGAATTAGATATTGTTCTTAGTGGACCTTTAAAAAATAGCAAAGATATTTTTAGAAAGAAGAACATGTTGAAAGATAGGGGAAGGAGCCcagttaaaacaaatatttgtaaaacaGTGATAGAGTTTAGTCCAGAATTTGTAAAAGATAATACAGGTCATCAATCTCCAGTGTTTATAGCAGGAACTAGTGCCAATGAAGTAACTAACGCTGATgatcataaatatttaacaaatgtagGGAATAGAGAAGAGAAACATTTACCGATGGCAACACAGCCAAGTAGAAGTTTATCCCCTGACTTATTTGATGATGAAGATGACACAGTAGTTGAAATACCAAATGAAACAGTGACAGAAACTGATACTGAAACtgcaaataattttacaaaacaagCCAGTGAAGTCATGGACTTGACTGAATGTATTAATGcccaaaaaaatatgtataacatTAGCAATATGAAATCACTCTCTCAGATATCACAACAAATAAATGTGACCAAAAGACAATCTAATGATTTCATGGAGATGACAGAATGTGTAGGAAGTTCTTCCCAACATTTAATGGATAAGATTGATGAAGAAATAGATTTAACAGGACCCtgtgaaaacatttttacaacaGTAAAGAATAGTACACATGTTGGAAATGCAGTACTTATAGAATGTGATGGTGATTCTCCTCTACTTATAAGGAAGGAGGATGATAAGCATATAGATTTAACTGcagaatgtgaaaaaaatacagaaacagaaaaaaatattaaaagatcatgtacaaaaaatttacaaatgacaaatacaattatttttttagaagaTAGGACTGCTGAACATATTGATTTAACTCAACCTAGTGTTGGTGATAtggaaaacaaaaataatagtgTAAATGCTGATAATGTTGAACATTTGGATTTAACTCAGTCTTCAAACACAAGTGGTGATTCATTGCCCTTTGTTCAAGTTGGTGGTACACAAGCAGTACCAGAAAAATCTCTAGAtgatacaataatattaaacgAAAATGATTATCTAGAAACAAAATCACCAGAAGATAACAAGAAATTACATGTTAGTGATGATGAACAACTAAATCAAGAACCAAACATTGTGAGTCCAGGCCATGCCATTGAGATCATATCACCAAAACATAAATCGGTAGTAACTCATGAGGCTCAAATAATAAACCTTGATGAAAGTGAAGTACCTGAAGTAAATGATGATAAGGTAGATTTAACACAAACATCTGATTCAAATGAGGCTAACAATATTAGTCAAAATCACAATCATATAAATAACAGTAGTCTCGGTAAAAAAGATGATGTGTCAGTAGACTATGATGAAGCTTTGGAAAACATGAACTCTTTTCCATATTATGATAATGATACAATTGTGACTGAAGATCATTTAGAAAAGTCTAATGATAATGAAGCGTTTTCAAATAGTAAATTACTAGAACCCAGTATCAATTTAAATTCTTCAGTGATAATGGCTAATGATAATGAAGTGCTATCACATAGTAAAGTACATGAACCCAGCAATGATTTAGATTCTCCATCTACGAATATAGACAATTATTTCGATTTTGGTGGTATTTCAGTAATAGACAACCTACATAGTTTCAATAATAAATCAAGACATACAAATAGCTTACCAAATGGTAGCATGCGAGACAGTTTACCCATGGTAGATGTAAAAGGTTCGGGGAAACCTAAATCTCCATTGAAATATATTAATCCCGCTGATCCTATAAGTCATAAGAGCTTAAATGAAAAACCTATTGAAGTTACAACACAAACTCCTAAAACCAATGTTAACAAGCATGTCAATGTAGAAACACCAGAGCAATCAGAATATATCGTAAAAACTGATAATGTAACTCCAATGTTAGATTATGCTTCAATGTCTACTCCTGAGAGGAATAGAGAATTGGACAAATATGGACTGAAGCCATTTAAACGGAAAAGAG CTATACAACTTTTAACACATCTGTACAACCAAACCCACCCATATGTTGAATCAACCGAGGAATTGCCATCGCCATCCAAAAAGCGAAGAACAGAAAACTTAAGCCAGCCTTCACCTTCTAAATCTTCCAGTAGTACATCTATATCACTACGAAAAGCTACAAAATCACCAATAAAAGCTAGTAAATCACCAAGAAAAAGTGAAGAcggaaatttaaataattcagaTAAAGAAAATGACTTGTTCATGGTGACAAGAGAATTACCTGTCATTAGAAATATAGAGTGTGATGCAGATGACTGGGTCTTCCAGAAACGAGAGAAAGCTAAG CTCCAAACATGCCGTGTACCTTTACACATAGCATTCCACAACTACGTATCGTGTCGACTTCGATTGCATGAAGCCATCCTCCGCTATGAGCCCGTCAACATAGACGTCATACACAAGGAACTGGCTGCCAGCGGGCACCGGTATGACCCCAAG
- the LOC133516514 gene encoding uncharacterized protein LOC133516514: MAIGVDTSKWKPRKITGTPAAKFRNRLAAGILGFGILWGAFFQYSSFTEPMKKAADVLYEDPIEEQERKILIATGLPLRSGRTIRRLMEEEQRVDLPHK; encoded by the exons atggcGATCGGTGTTGATACTTCAAAATGGAAACCTAGAAAAATAACAGGAACACCAGCTGCAAAGTTTAGAAATCGTCTTGCTGCCGGCATTTTAGGCTTCGGTATACTATGGGGTGCATTTTTCCA ATATTCTAGTTTTACCGAGCCTATGAAAAAAGCCGCAGACGTACTTTATGAGGATCCCATTGAGGAGCAGGAGAGAAAAATATTGATAGCTACTGGCCTGCCTTTAAGATCAGGAAGAACTATAAGGCGGCTGATGGAAGAAGAGCAACGAGTGGACTTGCCTCACAAATAA